The following proteins come from a genomic window of Streptomyces sp. NBC_01716:
- a CDS encoding response regulator transcription factor encodes MSDNGPVSVVVVDDHPAILSGIEVWYAASRRPITVVAAGASVQEAWTAPGSTADVVVLDLQLGQGGPAFGSLRRLVDAGRQVVVYSMRDDEKTALNCLDLGAATFLTKSEGQQHLVEATLAAADERPYMPPALAGALGTNARADRPQLSVREENVLIEWFQSESKELVAQRLGISTGTVNSYLDRVRIKYANVGRHATGGGVRDALSVGGATDAQQRCDRGPARLCREARSSVGGVLIVR; translated from the coding sequence ATGAGTGACAACGGACCGGTCAGCGTGGTCGTCGTGGACGACCATCCCGCCATCCTCTCCGGCATCGAGGTGTGGTACGCCGCGTCCCGGCGGCCCATCACCGTGGTCGCGGCCGGTGCCTCCGTACAGGAAGCCTGGACCGCGCCGGGCAGTACGGCCGATGTCGTCGTCCTGGATCTGCAACTGGGCCAGGGCGGACCCGCGTTCGGCAGCCTGCGACGGCTCGTCGACGCCGGGCGGCAGGTGGTCGTCTACTCGATGCGCGACGACGAGAAGACCGCGCTCAACTGCCTGGACCTGGGGGCCGCGACCTTTCTGACCAAGAGTGAGGGCCAACAGCACCTGGTCGAGGCGACTTTGGCGGCGGCCGACGAACGGCCCTACATGCCGCCCGCGCTGGCCGGCGCACTGGGAACGAACGCCCGCGCCGACCGCCCCCAGCTCTCCGTACGCGAGGAGAACGTACTCATCGAGTGGTTCCAGTCGGAGTCGAAGGAACTCGTCGCGCAGCGCCTCGGCATCTCCACGGGGACGGTCAACTCGTACCTGGACCGGGTGCGTATCAAGTACGCGAACGTCGGCCGCCATGCCACTGGCGGCGGCGTTCGTGACGCGCTATCCGTGGGAGGAGCGACGGATGCACAGCAGAGATGCGATCGAGGGCCCGCTCGCCTTTGCCGAGAAGCGCGATCCTCAGTGGGAGGCGTTCTGATCGTCCGCTGA